In Mus pahari chromosome 16, PAHARI_EIJ_v1.1, whole genome shotgun sequence, the DNA window gtcctagctataccacttctgggcatatacctaaaagatgttccaacatctcacaaagacacttgctcaactatgttcacagcagctttatttgcaaTAGCTATTTGTaatagaaattagaaacaacctaaattGATATTCCttaattgaagaatggataaagaaaatgtgctcagctattaaacaccaaagcatcatgaattttgcaggcaaatggatggaactagagaatatcaccctgtgtgaggtaacccagtcccaaaaggacatgcatggtatgtactcacttataagtggatattatccataaaatacaggtaccatgttatactccacagacccaaagaagctaaacaaaagggaaggcccaagcaaggaagcttgaatctcacttagaagggggaataaaatagtcatgaggcagatggagggagggacctggaaaggagggggatggggaagagaacTGGGGATTCATGATTAGGTGTGGGAAGGTCAGGAGAGATatctagatggccatgaaaatgattGGAAATCTGAGACTGATGGGGTtgaggaggtgggggcatccccaggatgagacagagacctgggataagggagatGCCCAAGAATCAAAGGGTGTGagcttagctgtgactcactactagggatatggaacctgaaaaggctACCTTCTGTAGCCAGATAGAAACCCCAGTAGAGTGACAGAGacaccagcccacccacaaaactgTCAACTCCAAATTTATCCCATCTACAAATATGCAGGTACAGGGGAGgtagcagagactgagggaatggccaactaataactggcccaaattgagaacCATACCATAGGTAAGTACCAATCCCTAATATTTTTAATGATACATGGTTACTCTTACAGACAGGACCATGCTGTCCTCttagaggctccacccagcagctgactcagaaacagacatccacagccaaaaagtggatagagcttgggaactcttatagaagaataggaggaaggattgcaaccccaaaggggataggaactacacaggaagaccaacagagtctaCTAAACTGGACCCTTGGGGATCTCCAAgtctgaacaaccaaccaaagaacatacacaagcCAGACCTAGGCCCTCCtggctcatatgtagcagatgtgcagcttgacctttgTGTGGGTCTTGAACAACTGGAAcgagtgggggctatcccaacGGCTGTTGTCTGTTGTGGGCTgggttctactagctgggctgtcttttctggcctcagggggagaggatgtacctagccgtgaagagacttgatgtgcctggGTGGGTGCAGGGGTGTGAGGGGACCTAGGGGAATCCctgcctgctcagaggagaaggggttgggagatgggggaaggattgtgaggGGGTGAtcaggaggagggcagtgagcgggatgtaaagtgaataaaaaaattgcataaaatattttttaaaatgagcgAGGAAATGGCAGGATAAATTAGTGCAAAAGAGTTTGGGATTAACTCGTTCTGGATATTATTCTGGTTTggctttaaacatttaaaagtaaatgtatttatttgtgtgtgtatatcccATGGCACACGTGGAGGCTTAAAGACAAACTGCACAAGTcaattctctttctccatcttgtaGGTcatggggaccaaactcaggtcatcagatttggAGGCAAGTGCCCTCACCCACGGATCCATCTTGCCAATCCTTTTGTCTGGCTTTACGAGCTGAATACAAATAAGGCTCTGAATGTTGTCTAAAGATAAACTTTCTCTATATAGATAGAATCTATTTacatatgattttgtttttattttatttttgtgtgtgtgtatatgtatactacAGAGCAAAAGTAGAGGTCCAAGGAGAACTTGTAGAAATGGTTCCTCTCTTTCCAACtttatgtgggtttcagggattaaactcagattgtcaggtttTCTGGCAAGAACCTTAGCCCAGTGAGCCATCACACCAACCCTctaaataacatttcaaaatccACTTCTTTTCCTTCAACTTACTGATGTTGAAAGCTATAGCTTTTCTGCTGAATTGCTAGGAAATCTCACTGTCTTGGTGAATGTCATATAACCATTGATCTATTAATATGCCCGCTTTATAAATGTGTTCCCGTAGGTGACAATAACAAGGAGCTCTTCTCTCAAGGAGTGAGAAATCAAAGGTAAAAAAACAAGGCTCTCTTTTGGTCAATTATGTTATTTTACCACAATGGAATCATTAGTGTTCCATTCTGTTTGGTCACTTGATATTACTTCAGGGTCTAATCACTTATTGGACAGCCTGTCTTTGCTTCTCCGTTGGAGGTTGTCCGTCATCATCTACAGCTTCTGCTATTACAACTAATTACTTTGAGTTATCTAATTAAGcttatacaaagaagaaaatgaatctgtaattttctttttagctttgggaatcaaacccagaatcTTGAGCATTCTAGACAAGCTCTCTACCCCTAAGCCATTATCTCCTGCCTGTGTGCATACATTTTTAAGCAGGTACTTAATGTCCCTAAACATAGAGACTTCttgattataaaaattaaatataagcaCATTGGCCTTAccagaaacaaacccacaaatTTTAGAAACTTGAAAATACTACTATTCATTAACCTTGTTGCATTAGTGTTAGTCAAAAAAATTAGATAAGAATAAGACTTCAAGTAGTGacaaaggggaataaaatatataatgctttctaaaatatgattatacacttaaaacaataaaagttttcatttatttcccagAATAAAATGTTTAGCAAGGTCATGAATTACTGAATTCAAAATTTAGTAATTTTGAAACATATAAAACATAATCTGTTAGAAAAGCCTGGTGTGATTGAAAGGTTTTAGCTAATCAGAACAGAATACTGGCACATACAGAAAATTACATTAGGTTTTTTTtatctctaatatatatatttaaaaactgacTATAAACCTTACTACTACTCTTCCTGTTGTTAGTGATGTATGAAACTTCCTTCCATCTATGCTTCTCTCCTTTCTAGCTAtctatttttgagtcagggtatCACACATCAGCCTgtactgacctggaactcaccttgttcAGATTTCTCAGACCTCATAGTGTAAATCTTACCACAAATACCAACACTGGCAGTGTGGAATTTAGAGTTCTCTGCAGAAGCTCGGGATGGTGGTACAGGCACACAGGACACAGCACACAATAGGTAAAATTTCCCCTTATGCTGAAAACCTCCAAATCCAATGTGAATTATAAAAACTCATTCCAGATACCATGGAGTACATCCTATACATTTGCTTGTCCGAATTATGTACATTAtgcaaaatttttacttttataaatcaAACTAATGTAAGCCTTGTAGTGCAGCACTGTCCTTCCAGTTacttggaaaaattaaaagttcaaggccagcttagtaaaaatgtttatatcttaaaaaaacaataaaaaaccctaAGGATGTAATCCAGTGGTAGTGTTTGCCTATCCCAACTGAGGCTCAGGTTTCCGTCAccagtcaaacacacacacatgtgcatacacacacatagacacacacacacatgcacatggaaacacacagacagacacaaatatgtacacatacataacacacatacagatgcacaaatacatatacaaatacacataatatgcacacatacaaatatacacactcaaACTTACAAAGAGCAACATATTTTTTCTGATTTATCTTTTTCCTTCAATAAAATTGATATTTAGAGCCAAATGCAAAGATGACAGATAAATTCATGATCTGACCCACATTCTTTTTCAGATAAAAggtttaattattattttttttttttaaagagaaactttGGCTCCTACCCCCTCCTTCATCTGGAATCTTTCAATGGGAACCAATCAGCTCCAGCGCTCGCAGAAACCCAACAGATGTCTGATAGTAGTTTTTATTACAAAGATGATCATATGGATTGAGGCAAACAGCAGAGTGCTTCTTGCTTCCTTTCAGTTCCTGCTGTGCCCACAGAGGTGAGGAATTACAGAGACACTTATATAATGTAGAGTTCTAGGTACTGGTGATGAGAGACAAACCTGAGATACAGAACACAAGAATTACCCCAGTTTGATTTATAAAAGTCAAAATTTCCCATCAATACCATTTAGACCAGAAGATGTCTGGTGATACAGTGCATGGGATGGCTACTTAAAATTCAGCTTGttatttggagttttttttttaaccataaggGGAAAATGTAAAGTCACAAGAACTGGTATTTAGGTGTGAATGACTGtcaagaggaaatgaaaacatcTAAAGACAAAATTCATCTTCTGAACTCGAAATCAAACTAACTTTATTGAGTTTTATTCAAGGGAAAATTTTTTCTATTAGTTTAAGAGGCATTTGCTATTTTTTACTTGGGATgcaaatttatattatttgatgtAGCATCTAACCTATAATATCAGTTTAATATACTTTTTACAAAGAACGatgtctcaaataaaaagaaaataacttgatATTTAAATTGtgtcatacacatgcatgcaagcaaataaatgtaactaaaaaCATATGTCTCTATCAGGGTTTCTCTTATAGCTCAAGTTAGCCTCCAATGCATAATCCTACTGAATGCTAGGATGACAGGGGTACTTACATGACTGTCTCTTGAAAGGATACAGTGGACCACATCTAGACAAATGTTTTATCTTATCCTTGCAATAAAATTAACTATAGTTAGTTATAGTTCATAGAAGACAAAAGTGTTTCAGGATTCGAGTGGCTTAGTTCTACCCCTGAAACATTGCACAAGTGGGTAATGAGATAGATCGTCATGTgacttccctcccccctctgtctaACTTCTATCacaatatgtatgtgtgaagaaCTGACTCATGATTTTGCTGAATTTTAAGCAGATGTGGCTAACTTAGAAGGGAAAAGAACACAAGCAAGGTGTTTTTCGGATCAAACCTTACCTATAGCATAGTGAATAATTAGCATCTATTTGAGATTGTATAACACATACTCCCAGTCTCACCATTGAATATTTTATTGGGCAAGCAAAAGTATTTGGATGAGTTTTACACTTTCATTCTATGAATTACATCTTTGTGTTGAGTaagtgaaaagaagagaaagaaaaaaagcaactttAGAAAAAGCCCTCCCCCCCCTATTTCCTAGTCACAAGCCTCTTCAGCGCTCCCTTTACATCCTTGTTTCTCAGTGTGTAGATGACAGGGTTTAACATGGGGGTTACCAAGTTGTAGAAGAGGGTAAGAAATttcccttggtcctgagaagctTTGTGTCCAGGctgcatatacatatagatgaTATTCCCGTAAAACAAGGAGACTACGGTGAGGTGGGACCCACACGTGTTGaaagccttcctccttcctgaggCTGACTTGATTCTCATCACTGCTAGAGCAATATAGCTGTAAGAAATGAGGATCAGAGTCAAAGGCACCAGCACGATTATCACCGATAAGATGAAAACAGTGCTCTCCACAGCCACAGTGTCCACACAGGCAATTTTGATCAGCGCTGGCATCTCACACAGGAAGTGCCTCACCTGACATCGGCCGCATCGCGGTAGCTTCATGGTCACAGGAGACATGACCAGGGAGTTGAGGAGTCCCACACTCCAGGCTACAGACACCAACGTCCAGCAGAGCTGAGAATGCATAATGACTGAGTAGTGAAGGGGCTTGCAGATTGCAGTGAAGCGGTCGTAAGCCATGACGGCCAGCAAAACACATTCAGTACCTCCTAGGCCAAGAAACATGAACAGCTGGACTGCACAGCCAATGTAACTGATGCTCTTGTCCTGGCCTCCTAAGTTGAAGAGCAATTGAGGGATGGAACTGGTAGTGAAGCAGAGGTCAAGGAAGGACAAGTTggtgaggaagaagtacatgggggtgtgaaGACTGGGGTCCAGATAGGAAACTAAGATAATGATGATGTTGCCCACTAAAGTCACCAGGTAGAAGATGAGGACAAACACAAAGAGGATGGATTCCAGCCTCGGTCTGTCTGAGAAGCCCAGCAGGATGAACTGTTCCTGGCAGCTCTGGTTGATCATGGCATCAATGGTCAGTGCATGCATGCAGAAAAGCCATGGGAAAAAACGTCAAATTCGTTAGAGGCAAGCAAAGTCATCTGTAGAAGGACAAGACCCCAAAAAGTTACATATCATTTCAACATCCTGAGAAGACCTACACAACATCTCTGGGAAAAGAAATTCTTATtggccttgtttttttttcttttttctttttggataccAAAGATATACAGGGCATTATAGAACATTTGAACAACACACATGTAGAATGAATACAAAAAGATGACTAGTATTCTGGAATAGACCACTGCTGAATTATTGACATGCTTTCTTTCAGTTATTTCTTAGGTACCCATATAATATACCCCCAATCATAGTGTATTTAAATTTTCaccatctgcttttctttttgaagagTTAGTGTGTgcatgggaaagagagagagagagagagagagagagagagagagagagagagagagagagagagagagagagagagagagagagagagagagagagagagagagagagagagagagattgtctgCCTGCATGTAAGTATAGCTCTCTTTGAGCTCACAGAAGGGTGAGGAATTCCCTGCAACTAGAATTACAAACAATTGTGGCctgccatgtggatcctgggaaccaaacccggctcctaactgctgagtcatctctagaGCCCCATGTCTGAATTCTCCTTCATTTAACATTGTATCTGAGAATTgctttagtttaaaattttctacaaaGAAGCAGAATTTGGTAACTTTATCATCGTGTTATGTGTTATGTTTTCTTGGTAGGTGATCACTAAGAATATTTCACATATACTAGAGATCTAAGTAATTTACAGATATGCCTACTTTATTGTACTCTTTCTTCTAAATATATGGTAAATGTTTGAACAAAAGAGATATATTAAGCGTAAAATATTTGTGGAGAGGTGGGTATATTCTTTATGCTTACTAGCTTTCTGCATCtaagaaaacttttttttgtcATTAAACTAGCAAGTCACTGGTCCTATAAAAGTTTATCAACAGATCTCAAAAGCTTTTGGCATAATGAAGACAggatttaatattatttattggAATTGAAGGCACAATCCTTCAAATTTTATTTACCCATTGAGTCCACagcaatatataaaatttctgaaaatgataaattttatctTACTATGAaatgctcattttctttcttgtgaaTATACACTCACCTATATTATTATAAATTCACAAATTTATAGAAACATAACACAAAGTTTCCAGTCACTATTATATGTTCATCGTTTCTTCCTCTTTTGAATGAACCTATTGTTTTTAGTACATTAAATTTTAATgggctttattttttgagacagaaattcattgtgtagccctagctggcttggaactcaccttatacaccaggctggcttctaactcatagagatctgcctgcctctgcctctagagggttgggtttaaaggcatgtgccaccatcacctgcctttactttgaattttaaaatgacaaacatTTCCAAGTAAGCTTGAATTAGGTATTTTAATACATTGCTGGAGAGTACCATCATGTTGTCTTTGAAAAACAACAAGCCCTTTACATGACAAGAAAGCTATTTGTCAAATACGAAAAAGTCCAGATAGATCATTCTTGCATATTTCAAACTTTATGGATCTACTGGTAACTACTCTAACTCGCAACCATAACTAGTTCCCTCTACATAAATCATCATTTCAAGCCATGTGTGTATTAAAAGCATCACATAGAGTCAAGTCAGTGTGAAGGAGCCCCATGATACAGTGTCTCACATGTCCCACTGTTTCCACATTGATATTCATGTTTGTAAAGTGGCTTGGACATGATAAGCCATGTGACAGATACAATGATAGAAAGGACCAGCCAGGTCTGTGTTATCAACAGGAGGCTCTGCCCATGATAGAATGTAAATAGAGCAGCGATGGCAGCAAAGACTGACTGATTTTGGTCAGCTTAAATCAGTTACAACTGTAAGTGGTCAGAAAAGAGAGCTTAGTGGCAAATTTACCTTCTGAGTGATTTTAAGAGGTCTCTGTAGATTCAGTGCTGATATAGCTTTAGGTCAGAGGGATGATGATTATCCTTCAAATATATAGTTCAATTTCTAAGCAGATTTATATagataaacataaatattcagcaaatatttatcagTATCCTGTtacatattgtcttagtcagggtttctattcctgtacaaacatcatgaccaagaagcaagttggggaggaaagggtttattcggcttacatttccatactgctgttgatcaccaaatgatgcaggactggaactcaggcaggtcagaaagcaggagctgatgcagaggccatggagagatgttctttattggcttgcttcctctggcttgctcagcctgctttcttatagaatccaagactaccagcccagagatggtcccacccacaaggggtctctcccccttgatcactaattgagaaaatgcaccactgctggatctcatggaggcatttccccaactaaagctcctttctctccaggtgtgtcaagttgacacaaagctagccagtacacatattAAACACGTGTTCCATGTTGGAggtatgataatttttaaaatagatagtAACTGACCTCATTGGTTTATAGACTAGTGAGAGAAAGTTGTTTATCAAAACTTACAAAAATGAATGTTTGGTGACTCTCAACTTTGTTGAGCCTTTATTGAGTATTAAGTATTTTCTTGGACTACAGCATTTTCTCTTACTCCTGCATTTTTAGTACACAAGATTAAATAACTTACCAATATGTACATGGCTAGAAGTTATAGATGTGACATTTGAACACAGGCAAGTTTGACTTTAAAACCCCAATTTTTTTAAGCCAGAAAGAAAGCATATTAATTATTCTCCAGCTGAAGTACTGGGTTCCATTATGGTGCGCAGAGTACTCTGAGCTCTTCACTTGATGGCTTTTTCAAGTTGTGTCTAAAACTTGTTTTTTAAGGCAAATAAGAGATATACAATTATTCATCAATTATGAAATTGTTGGATTTAAGGAAAAAACTCACATGAAAGAGAGAAACTAAGGCAAATTGTTCCTCAATTATGAAATTGCCGgatttgaacaacaacaacaacaacaaaaactcacaCGAAAGAGAAAAACTGATtgccacaagttgtcctctgacctccacatgcacaccgtGGCATGCGGGGGATCTACACACAGCAAAGCAATAAATACATTCagtcaaaaatttaaaactctaggTATAAGTTCTTTTTGTATTGAGTCCAGGGCTTCATGTGTATAGGCAAGTACCCTGCAGTTGACCTTCTTCCCCAGCCCTGTAGATGAAATTTGTGAATACCTTCAAGCAATATTTACAGGTAGAATATATAACGGGCAGAAGAGGGCTACACATACAGTGAGTGTAGTGCACACTTCTGGTCCTCTTCTCCTTTACTTACGGGGtacctgtttccttccttccttccttccttccttccttccttccttccttccttccttttttcttttctttcttccttcctccctccctttttgtttctttttttgtttgtttcaagacagggtttctctgtgtagccctgcctgtcccggacctctgtagaccaggctggcctcgaactcagaaatctgcctgcctctgcctcccaagtgctggaattaaaggtgtgcaccaccactgcccagcgccTGTTTTCTTTAGATACAGGTGACTAGTGTTTGCTCAGAATTTTCTTCTAAAGATAATTTACTAATCTGAAGCTTTATTGGTGATGGGGTTGGAAATGTTGAAGAACTGAGGTCACTTTTGACAAGGCAGGAGTTAATTACTCAAGTGTGTGATAGGAGGAGAGGTGAAAGATAAGtaagagaggcaggaagcagtGCAGATGTGTTGAATGAAGTACAGAAGTTTAAGCATATCATATAAGCTACACAGTCAAAGTGATAGTGACAGCAATAAAATTCCACCCATTGCTAATTATGGCCCACAGATACTAAGGTTGGTAGATCTAAGGAATCAAGACGCATACTTAGAGCTATTAGCACAAAcaagacacaaagacaaaaactcCATTCTCAGAGTGTACACTTTAGTGTTAGGAGATGCTCCCTAAAAATTTCCTTTTGTTGATAGACTTTCTGTTCTTGTTACTTTCTTACCTTTATTACTttgataaaaattgtattttaagatTAGTATAGTAACTCAGACAAGCATATATGTCTATAAGATGTATAGACCAGAGCAGTATAATATAACAGGCCTTACAAAACGCAagtgaacagttttttttttaaagatttatttatttattatatgtaagtatactgtagctgtctacagacactccagaagagggtgtaagatcttgtgacggatggttatgagccaccatgtggttgctgggatttgaactctggaccttcagcaCAGGCTTGGCAATTGTTTCTGCCAACATGGGAAGGTAGTAGAGAATGCTGGGTAAGTCTGTGTAAGCCAGGTCAGTTTTCACTTAAACCAAGGCTCATCCCAGGTGTGTTGAAAGATAACCTTaagaaaaatttatatatgtttaaacagttttgtgttttattatctgCCTGATAATACCAATATCAAATACTCAGAATTATTTTCATcattatggttttatttctgatattattCTTGGGCAGTTGCTGGGCTTTAATGGACATACACTAGCATGTTTGCATGTAGTTAGTGGTCCTCTCCAACAACCTGTGCTATCAAAGCAATTCCCTGAAACCATTTTGTAAGGTTTCCATGGCCTCTAAATAGAGTAGGTAAGTTTTGGGCCTATAATCACCAACagtagagaaatggaaaaaaaatgtatttcaagcTTCTGTTGAGCTGAGCATTGAACATGCTTTTACAattccatctcttctctcttcctgccaatCTCTCTTTTACAatcccatctcttctctcttcctgccagagCAACAAGTGGGGATGCTTTTGCCCTCACTTATTACTCCCCCCGGCCCCCTCTCCAGTGAGTAACctctgattaaaaataaaaaaaattgtttgcttTTCTATTACAGTCATTTTCCCCCAACACCCTCTAATAGTATAGCCAACTGTAAGTATCTTTCCTACTTGCACAGAATAGAAGACAGTAGTATCTAACAAAAGCAGAGAATGAGTGTCGAACATACACAACTGGCCTGATGCCGAACACCGAAAGTAATATAACAAACAGGATGTGTGTGGTTCTGAGCCTCTTCGGAGTGGTACTGAAAGGATAAAGAACTACAGTGGAAAGCGTTTATATCATGTCAGCACAATGTATATAGGCAGTGACATTACCTAAAGGCCAGGgatggggcatgtgtccttggaAAAGAGGTAACTCAGGTTAAAACTTTAGCAGAAGAGGAGCAGAGGCAATAAAAAGCATGGGGAATGTTGAACAGCCTGGTGATGTGGAGGGTGATGGGGAAATGACATCGAGTCAAGCTGTCAGGTGTTAGAATTTGCAGCCCGTGGTAAACATTGTCTTTATAGAAAAATGGTAAGCACAGAGTGACTCAACATGGTTACAGTAGGAATTTAGAATTTACTGTGGCTGTGGCTCATAGATCATGGGATGGAAAGATGTCTGCTATAACCTAAGCAAAACTGTGGTTATCTACTGCTGAAAAAGAGTCCCCAGGGTCCAGGTGGGTTACCCATGCTAGGAAA includes these proteins:
- the LOC110334092 gene encoding olfactory receptor 2W3-like — its product is MHALTIDAMINQSCQEQFILLGFSDRPRLESILFVFVLIFYLVTLVGNIIIILVSYLDPSLHTPMYFFLTNLSFLDLCFTTSSIPQLLFNLGGQDKSISYIGCAVQLFMFLGLGGTECVLLAVMAYDRFTAICKPLHYSVIMHSQLCWTLVSVAWSVGLLNSLVMSPVTMKLPRCGRCQVRHFLCEMPALIKIACVDTVAVESTVFILSVIIVLVPLTLILISYSYIALAVMRIKSASGRRKAFNTCGSHLTVVSLFYGNIIYMYMQPGHKASQDQGKFLTLFYNLVTPMLNPVIYTLRNKDVKGALKRLVTRK